Proteins found in one Candidatus Hydrogenedentota bacterium genomic segment:
- a CDS encoding glycoside hydrolase family 38 C-terminal domain-containing protein: MAGKSPKKTVHMIGHGHIDPTWLWRWTEGYEEVRATFRSALDRMNETPEFRFTASSACFYAWVKECDPEMFEEIRQRVKEGRWEVAGGWWVEPDCNLPEGESFVRHGLYSQGFLQREFGIRARVGFNPDSFGHAGTLPQIYKKMGIDYYVYMRPDAIRERDYPQGTTFWWEAKDGSRILACNLQETYNADSETLERIGRIAQNPHLNPGQCHIIAFYGVGNHGGGPTKKAIQQIQEAQRRSDLPNAEFSTLIGYFEGFLATTDASRLPVIATDLQFHARGCYSAHSGVKLMNRRTEHELMTAERFATLAWLLLDRPFPKDRLVQAWQYLLYNQFHDILAGTCLESSYEDARDQQGAARAAATDAANQALQVIAREIDTSPEGNTIVAFNPLPWPVTETLVAPQSTSRALKQPLHLADDRGKTVPMQVVRGERIGHVNYAFTAELPSFGYRCYHLRSGAKGTRVSGMLEAGRDFLENGWWRIEFDPYGGHISRLSDKKNGVEVLDKGNVLAAMVDSSDTWSHGYDEFRVEAGRFGNAVLTLLEAGDVRATVLVSSSYGRSCAETYVTLHRFTDTIDCRFRINWQERYTMLKLAYETRIEGGEVTCDTAYGVQERAARGEEVPCQKWLDLTGTIGGSPYGLALLNDAQYGFDAREGVLRQTLLRSPAYAHHDNGRVDASYPWPIMDQGWRRMHFRLVPHSGTYQAARVPRKAWALNELPIVHGESAHPGTLPPTAAFMETTAENVILSVMKPSETGEDLVIRGYETDGTAGDVQITFPQWGKSVTSHFAPHEIKTIRIDTDTWKAHDTDLLEE; encoded by the coding sequence ATGGCAGGCAAATCACCTAAGAAAACCGTTCACATGATAGGCCACGGGCATATCGACCCCACCTGGTTGTGGCGCTGGACCGAAGGATACGAGGAAGTCCGGGCGACGTTTCGCAGCGCTCTCGACCGTATGAATGAGACGCCCGAATTCCGGTTCACTGCGAGCAGCGCCTGTTTCTACGCGTGGGTGAAGGAGTGCGACCCCGAAATGTTTGAGGAGATTCGCCAACGCGTGAAGGAAGGGCGATGGGAAGTCGCAGGCGGCTGGTGGGTCGAGCCCGATTGTAACCTGCCTGAGGGCGAGTCCTTCGTACGCCACGGTCTGTATTCGCAAGGTTTTCTGCAGCGCGAATTCGGCATACGGGCGCGCGTGGGTTTCAATCCCGACAGCTTCGGGCACGCGGGCACGCTGCCGCAAATCTACAAGAAGATGGGTATCGACTACTACGTCTACATGCGCCCCGACGCAATCCGCGAGAGGGATTATCCCCAAGGCACCACTTTCTGGTGGGAAGCCAAAGACGGCTCCCGGATATTGGCCTGTAACCTGCAGGAAACCTACAACGCCGATTCTGAGACCCTGGAACGGATCGGCCGCATCGCACAAAACCCGCATCTCAATCCCGGACAATGTCACATCATCGCCTTTTACGGCGTGGGGAACCATGGGGGAGGGCCCACGAAAAAAGCCATCCAGCAGATCCAGGAGGCTCAGCGGCGAAGCGACCTGCCCAACGCCGAGTTTTCCACTCTTATCGGTTACTTTGAGGGATTTCTGGCCACGACCGACGCGTCACGGCTCCCCGTCATCGCCACGGACCTTCAGTTTCATGCCCGGGGCTGTTACAGCGCCCATTCGGGCGTGAAGCTCATGAACCGCCGCACGGAACACGAACTGATGACCGCGGAACGGTTCGCGACGCTGGCATGGCTGCTCCTCGACCGCCCCTTTCCGAAAGACCGGCTGGTCCAAGCGTGGCAGTACCTGCTTTACAACCAGTTTCACGACATTCTCGCCGGGACCTGCCTCGAATCATCATACGAAGACGCGCGCGACCAGCAAGGCGCCGCGCGGGCTGCTGCAACCGATGCCGCGAACCAGGCCCTGCAGGTGATAGCGCGTGAGATCGACACCTCCCCGGAAGGCAATACGATCGTCGCGTTTAATCCGCTGCCTTGGCCCGTCACGGAGACGCTGGTTGCTCCCCAGAGCACCTCGCGGGCTCTGAAACAGCCGCTTCACCTTGCCGATGACCGCGGAAAAACAGTGCCCATGCAGGTGGTGCGGGGCGAGCGGATAGGTCACGTGAATTATGCATTCACCGCCGAGCTGCCGTCTTTCGGATACCGCTGCTACCATCTCCGTTCCGGCGCGAAGGGAACCAGAGTCTCCGGTATGCTCGAAGCCGGCCGCGATTTTCTCGAGAACGGCTGGTGGCGCATCGAGTTTGACCCCTATGGCGGTCACATCTCGCGATTGTCTGACAAGAAGAATGGCGTGGAGGTGCTCGATAAGGGCAATGTGCTGGCGGCAATGGTCGATTCGTCCGACACCTGGAGCCACGGGTATGACGAGTTCCGCGTCGAGGCCGGCCGTTTTGGCAATGCGGTCCTTACGCTGCTGGAGGCGGGTGATGTGCGGGCAACCGTGCTGGTCTCGTCATCTTATGGCCGCTCGTGCGCTGAAACGTACGTGACCCTTCACCGGTTCACCGACACCATCGACTGCCGGTTTCGGATTAACTGGCAGGAACGCTACACCATGCTGAAACTCGCCTACGAAACGCGGATCGAGGGAGGCGAGGTTACCTGCGATACCGCGTACGGCGTGCAAGAGCGTGCGGCCCGGGGCGAGGAAGTGCCCTGCCAGAAGTGGCTCGATCTCACCGGGACCATCGGCGGCTCGCCATACGGTTTGGCTCTCCTTAATGACGCCCAGTACGGTTTCGATGCGCGCGAAGGCGTTTTGCGGCAGACGCTGTTGCGCAGCCCCGCCTACGCCCATCATGACAACGGCCGTGTGGATGCTTCCTACCCGTGGCCAATCATGGATCAGGGCTGGCGCCGCATGCATTTCCGCCTCGTCCCTCACTCGGGGACCTATCAAGCTGCCCGTGTGCCGCGGAAAGCCTGGGCGCTGAACGAACTGCCGATCGTCCATGGGGAATCCGCTCATCCCGGAACTCTTCCTCCCACGGCGGCCTTTATGGAAACCACCGCCGAAAATGTTATTCTTTCCGTGATGAAGCCCAGTGAAACCGGAGAAGATTTGGTCATTCGCGGTTACGAGACCGACGGTACGGCGGGCGATGTCCAAATCACGTTTCCTCAGTGGGGCAAAAGCGTGACGAGCCACTTTGCTCCGCATGAAATAAAGACCATCAGAATTGACACGGATACCTGGAAGGCACACGATACCGACCTGCTGGAAGAATAG